In a single window of the Pseudogemmatithrix spongiicola genome:
- a CDS encoding DNA cytosine methyltransferase, translated as MTERLTSLEICAGAGGQALGLERAGFSHAAAVELDAHAANTLRANRPEWRVMNEDVRNLEGREFRGIDLFAGGVPCPPFSVAGKQLGPDDQRDLFPTALRLVAESKPAAVMLENVQGLATAKFKSYRASIALQLEKLGYRVDWQVLNACNFGVPQLRPRFILVALKPKAFRNFAWPSPVSSPPTVGGTLRDLMASRGWPGAFAWAQAANGIGPTLVGGSKLHGGPDLGPTRAREAWKLLNVDGRGLANEAPDADFPIDGMPKLTVRMTARIQGFPDSWKFEGRKTASYRQVGNAFPPPVAAAVGAAIRDALAGRASKHLPEQIALHVG; from the coding sequence ATGACTGAGAGACTCACTTCACTCGAAATCTGCGCTGGGGCCGGTGGCCAAGCGCTGGGCTTAGAGCGCGCGGGGTTTAGTCACGCCGCCGCCGTCGAGCTGGATGCGCACGCGGCGAATACGCTTCGTGCCAATCGGCCCGAGTGGCGCGTTATGAACGAGGATGTGCGCAATCTCGAGGGCCGCGAGTTCCGCGGCATTGACCTCTTTGCTGGTGGCGTCCCTTGTCCGCCGTTTTCCGTCGCTGGCAAACAGCTCGGTCCGGATGACCAACGCGATCTGTTCCCCACCGCTCTGAGGCTAGTTGCTGAGTCTAAGCCAGCAGCGGTGATGCTAGAGAACGTTCAGGGACTCGCAACAGCGAAGTTCAAGAGTTACCGCGCCTCAATCGCGTTGCAGCTTGAGAAGTTGGGATACCGCGTCGACTGGCAGGTGTTGAATGCGTGCAACTTTGGAGTACCTCAGCTCCGGCCACGCTTCATTCTAGTTGCACTGAAGCCAAAGGCGTTTCGTAACTTCGCGTGGCCGAGTCCTGTGTCCTCGCCGCCCACTGTCGGCGGGACGCTTCGTGACCTCATGGCATCGCGCGGGTGGCCAGGCGCATTTGCGTGGGCGCAAGCGGCAAACGGAATTGGCCCCACGCTTGTCGGAGGATCTAAGTTGCACGGTGGACCCGATCTCGGACCGACTCGTGCACGCGAGGCCTGGAAGTTGTTGAATGTGGACGGGCGCGGACTTGCGAATGAAGCTCCCGACGCGGACTTCCCCATCGATGGAATGCCGAAGCTGACCGTGCGCATGACCGCGCGCATCCAGGGATTCCCTGACTCTTGGAAGTTTGAAGGTCGGAAGACTGCTTCGTATCGTCAGGTGGGCAACGCATTTCCTCCTCCAGTGGCCGCAGCCGTTGGAGCTGCCATCAGAGACGCGCTCGCGGGCCGCGCCTCGAAGCACCTTCCTGAGCAAATCGCGCTCCACGTCGGATAG